One Anoplopoma fimbria isolate UVic2021 breed Golden Eagle Sablefish chromosome 21, Afim_UVic_2022, whole genome shotgun sequence DNA segment encodes these proteins:
- the LOC129110723 gene encoding dermatan-sulfate epimerase-like protein: MYSQMPGNMAVNWVLYCVFLLPLFAVGTAFSGVFNTTDRDIFTDDLLQVKLAQARATEQWKLQPSASHPNLYFNQVDVLHLRQRSSTTHSHIFKVIRAAALTMLANVHFYMPPAKHAEFTSKWNEIYGNNLPPLALYCLLCPEDSAALQFLIKFMDKLAEYPDWKVTSAPNDEVPMAHSLTGFATAYDFIYSYLDERRRDVYLKKIRSETEELFEVSKYRGWGKQYLQNHQTTNILAVLIGAIVVGSHDDRESMIWKQVAVSYMEKTMFLLNHVVDGSLDEGVAYGSYTAKSITQYVFLAQRHFNIDNLQNNWLRGHFWFYYATLLPGFQRTVGIADSNYNWFYGPESQLVFLDTFVMRNGTGNWLAQQIRKHRPKDGPMGQSSAQRWATLHTEYIWYNSHLAPQPPHNFGKPRMHIFSNWGVVTYGAGLPNGQGNTFVSFKSGKLGGRAVYDIVHDKPYSWVEGWNSFNPGHEHPDQNSFTFAPNGQVFVSEALYGPKYSYLNNVLVFSPSPTSQCNEPWEGQLGECSKWLRWADEGVGDARGEVIVASSHGDTMFVSGEAALAYSPAMRLKSVYRALVLLNSQTLLVLDHVEKWSDSPVRSLSAFFHNLDIDFKYVPFKFMDRYNGAMMDVWDAHYKMFWFDSQGHSPDTRIQEAEQAAEFKKRWTQYVNVTFPMTGTVSRVAYVLHGPYVKVSSCKFVDNSKNGVRLSLTINNTEKIVSIATNYKDIGARSTYLGFGGHCKVEDRYQITRYGLGTQLIPKPISSNNQLFDFGFTVNVIAGVVLCVAIGFLTMQRKFYVCFSRLMRYALLSVLLLWIAELLFVSNSCDQLLCGVKWKVAGAKSEVNKQIKLYEQHRLPLPTVVITTLPGSGSEMLKHLFYNNSDFVYIRVPTEHVDFPETEFEFDSLVDACEWSRSDAVQGRFKIIQGWLHSVVHNTKLHLQNIQLVEGSRVRQPQRAGTSRDRKRRSRRREPASELKGRLRAGLDRDAEYVREMRRHVAEYPNARVVLNMRSGSWALKLPFIQEVVGSSLRTIYLGRDPRAWIYLMVYNSKPSLYSLKNIPQHLSLIFKEDAAVGGCPNAAPEFKILQRLLSRSETDPVLILAHLWLAHTAAVLRVGESLPEESYLHVRFEDVVNFPQETAESIHTFLGVPVSPAALNQLLFTTSTSLYNLMYEGDISPANINMWRQNMPRKDIRLIEDVCGSVMRRLGYTS, from the coding sequence ATGTATTCACAAATGCCCGGCAACATGGCAGTTAACTGGGTTTTATATTGCGTTTTTTTACTGCCACTGTTCGCAGTGGGGACGGCTTTCTCGGGGGTCTTCAACACCACGGACAGAGACATTTTCACAGATGACTTGCTGCAGGTCAAGCTCGCACAAGCCAGAGCGACTGAGCAGTGGAAACTCCAGCCCTCTGCTTCCCATCCCAACCTATATTTTAACCAAGTGGATGTGTTGCACTTGAGGCAAAGGTCCTCCACCACCCACAGTCACATATTTAAAGTCATCCGGGCCGCTGCGCTCACCATGTTGGCAAATGTTCACTTTTACATGCCCCCTGCGAAACATGCAGAGTTTACAAGCAAGTGGAATGAGATTTATGGGAACAACCTGCCTCCCCTGGCTCTCTACTGCCTGCTGTGCCCAGAGGATTCTGCTGCCCTGCAGTTTCTTATCAAGTTTATGGATAAGCTGGCTGAATACCCGGACTGGAAGGTGACCAGTGCTCCTAACGATGAGGTCCCCATGGCGCACTCTCTCACTGGGTTTGCTACAGCGTATGACTTTATTTACTCCTACCTGGATGAGCGGCGGAGGGATGTTTACCTCAAGAAAATTCGCTCTGAGACGGAGGAGCTGTTTGAAGTCTCAAAGTACAGAGGGTGGGGGAAACAGTACCTCCAAAATCATCAAACCACCAACATATTAGCCGTCCTGATCGGCGCTATAGTGGTCGGATCGCATGACGACCGGGAGTCAATGATCTGGAAACAAGTGGCAGTCAGCTACATGGAGAAAACTATGTTCCTCCTAAACCATGTCGTCGATGGGTCTCTGGATGAGGGAGTCGCCTATGGGAGCTACACAGCCAAGTCCATCACACAGTACGTCTTCTTGGCCCAGCGCCATTTCAACATCGACAACCTGCAGAACAACTGGCTGCGTGGACACTTCTGGTTTTACTACGCCACTCTGTTGCCCGGCTTCCAGAGAACAGTTGGCATCGCGGACTCCAACTACAACTGGTTTTATGGACCGGAGAGCCAGCTGGTTTTCCTGGACACGTTCGTCATGAGGAACGGGACGGGCAACTGGCTGGCCCAACAGATTAGAAAGCACCGGCCCAAGGATGGTCCCATGGGGCAGTCGTCTGCCCAGCGCTGGGCTACTCTTCACACAGAATACATCTGGTACAACTCCCACCTCGCGCCGCAGCCCCCCCACAACTTTGGGAAGCCGAGGATGCACATTTTCTCAAACTGGGGTGTGGTTACTTACGGAGCGGGACTACCAAACGGCCAGGGTAATACTTTTGTCTCCTTTAAGTCTGGCAAGCTGGGTGGCCGCGCCGTTTATGACATCGTCCACGACAAGCCTTACTCCTGGGTGGAGGGCTGGAACAGCTTTAACCCAGGCCACGAGCACCCTGATCAGAACTCTTTCACCTTTGCCCCTAATGGACAGGTATTTGTTTCCGAAGCACTTTATGGACCAAAGTACAGCTACCTGAACAACGTTTTGGTGTTCAGTCCGTCTCCTACCAGCCAGTGTAACGAGCCGTGGGAGGGCCAGTTGGGGGAGTGCTCTAAGTGGCTGCGATGGGCCGATGAGGGGGTGGGTGATGCCAGAGGGGAGGTGATTGTCGCTTCCTCACACGGGGACACCATGTTTGTGAGCGGTGAAGCGGCGTTGGCTTACTCCCCCGCTATGAGACTAAAGAGTGTGTACAGAGCTTTAGTGCTGCTTAACTCGCAGACCCTGCTGGTGCTTGACCACGTAGAGAAGTGGAGTGATTCACCTGTGAGGTCGCTCAGTGCTTTTTTCCACAATCTTGACATTGACTTTAAATACGTCCCTTTCAAATTCATGGACAGATATAATGGCGCCATGATGGACGTATGGGACGCTCATTATAAAATGTTCTGGTTCGACAGCCAGGGTCACAGCCCTGATACCAGGATACAAGAGGCAGAGCAGGCGGCAGAGTTTAAAAAGAGATGGACCCAGTATGTCAATGTCACTTTTCCAATGACAGGCACAGTCAGCAGAGTAGCTTACGTGTTACACGGCCCATATGTCAAAGTGTCCAGCTGTAAATTTGTGGATAACAGCAAAAATGGAGTGAGACTTTCTTTAACCATAAATAACACAGAGAAGATAGTCTCTATTGCGACAAACTACAAAGACATAGGAGCTAGGTCGACTTATTTAGGATTTGGAGGTCACTGTAAAGTTGAGGATAGATATCAAATCACTCGATATGGCCTTGGGACTCAACTCATCCCCAAACCAATCAGCAGTAATAATCAGCTGTTTGACTTTGGCTTCACAGTCAATGTGATAGCAGGGGTTGTCCTCTGTGTGGCCATAGGATTTTTGACCATGCAGAGAAAGTTTTATGTCTGCTTCAGCAGGCTGATGCGCTACGCCCTCCTCTCCGTGCTCCTTCTGTGGATAGCcgagctgctgtttgtgtctaaCAGCTGCGATCAGCTCCTCTGTGGGGTAAAATGGAAAGTTGCGGGTGCCAAAAGcgaagtaaacaaacaaatcaaactgtACGAGCAGCACCGGCTCCCCCTCCCCACCGTCGTCATAACAACCCTTCCCGGATCGGGATCGGAAATGCTCAAGCACCTTTTCTACAACAACTCGGACTTTGTTTACATAAGAGTTCCCACCGAGCACGTGGACTTTCCTGAGACGGAGTTTGAGTTCGACTCCCTGGTCGACGCCTGCGAGTGGTCAAGGTCAGACGCCGTGCAGGGACGTTTTAAGATTATTCAGGGCTGGCTGCACTCAGTGGTCCACAACACCAAGCTGCACTTGCAGAATATTCAGCTGGTAGAGGGCAGCCGGGTCAGACAGCCCCAGAGAGCCGGCACCTCgagggacagaaagagaagatCCAGGAGGAGAGAGCCGGCGTCTGAGCTGAAGGGCAGACTGAGAGCGGGCCTGGACAGAGATGCAGAGTACGTCAGGGAGATGAGACGGCACGTTGCGGAGTACCCCAACGCCAGGGTGGTCCTCAACATGCGGAGTGGAAGCTGGGCGCTCAAACTGCCTTTCATTCAGGAGGTGGTGGGATCCTCCCTGAGGACAATCTACCTGGGGAGAGACCCTCGAGCGTGGATTTACCTCATGGTTTACAACAGCAAACCCAGCTTGTACTCCCTTAAAAACATCCCGCAGCACCTTTCCTTGATATTCAAGGAGGACGCTGCCGTTGGCGGGTGCCCAAATGCGGCGCCGGAGTTTAAAATTCTCCAGAGGCTGCTGTCCCGGTCTGAGACGGACCCCGTCCTCATACTGGCTCACCTGTGGCTGGCTCACACCGCCGCAGTGCTTCGGGTCGGCGAGAGCCTCCCCGAGGAGTCCTACCTCCACGTGAGGTTTGAGGACGTGGTCAACTTCCCGCAGGAGACGGCGGAGAGCATTCACACTTTTCTGGGGGTGCCGGTCTCACCCGCAGCCCTCAACCAACTTCTATTCACCACCTCCACAAGCCTGTACAATCTCATGTACGAGGGAGACATTTCACCGGCCAACATTAACATGTGGAGACAAAATATGCCGCGAAAGGACATCAGACTAATAGAGGACGTGTGTGGGAGTGTGATGAGGAGGCTGGGTTACACCAGTTaa